The window attaaaacgagagatcatatctctcctgtcttagcttccctacattggctacctgtgaaattcagaatagattttaagatcctccttccagGTAGAGAAGCCAGAGCCGGGCTGCCTAGTGCAGCAGACTGAATGCTCCATTCTGTTAAGGAGTTGTTTTACACATTCTATATAGAATCTGGCTCTCTTCTTGTTGTGAAACATTAAGGTTATTGGTCCTCAAGCTGGGGTTCTAGGATCCCCCGAGAGTCTGTGAGCGATCCTTTTGGGGTCCATGAAACACCTTTTGGGGACCGTGAATGACTGCATGTGCACATGCTTGAATCAATTAGCACAAGGGACATAACGGAATCAGCAGAGGCcataaccgttagcgttagcaacaccaccatgcagcagaactcctccaggcttgtgttacttgtggagataaaacatccatgttgcaagtcagtggtagagttgcgttgctgttgtcCAGTCcggggagagatgtccaaatatcagcaaacAAGActcctgaagctcagctgtgatgtgggaaaTTTTGAGGTCagggaaatggtgcaccggtatatcAACCTTGCTCGTTCCACCTCTTTCCACCGATACCAAAACAGAGGAACCGgtgtctccaccaccagctccttGGTGTTTCTGGTGTTTATCAGGCAGTGGTTCTgctgacaccagtccacaaaCTCTGTGTCCCCTGTTTGTACTCTGAGTCATCCTCATCAGTGATGAGGCCAAAgtgtagaggaagaagaagatggTGCCAGCAGAGTTCCCTGTGGTGCCCCTTGTACTGCAGAGAAGCCTGTCAGAGACGCAACCCTGAGATAACAAACTGAGATAACATTCTGTGAGGTAGTTAAGTTACTGGAGAAATCCAAAAACGTGATCCTAGCAGTGCTTCCAGGTGCCTCCAGGTGAGTCACAGGTGTATGTAAGAGGTAGATGAAGACACCTTCTACCTTGATGACAAGCTTGTAGGCTAAGTGCAGCAGATCCGATGGAGACCTCAGCAGGGGGTGAAGGTGGTTGAGAACTAGCCTCTTGGAGGTTTTTGTCAGATGTGAGGTCAGCGCTTCCAGCCTGTAGCTGCTGAGAACTTTTGGGTGTGAAACCTTGGCACCGGAGGTCTTCCACAGCTGTGGTACTTTCCCAGCTTCAGCCTCATGCTGAACATGTCCCTTGATGCCACAGAGCTGGTCTGAGCACCACCTCAGGAGCCTGGAGCTAATATCGTCTggcctttgatttttttttcttttgtagtTTCAGGAGAAATATAAAAGGGTTTTGTGAATTTGCTTGAATAATATAAATCAATTAAATCCCCTAGATTTGATTGGTTGATTGCTTTCTTGTTTTTTGGTCttgaaaatacatttcagttcgtTAGCAGCAACATGAACAGTATGGTTGCTCTGTTACGTAGATGGATTTTACAAACGGTGCTAACACGTCTGATTTTTAGTAAATTTAGAAAATGATCCTTGTGCtgacacttcctgttgtcagccaGCCGGGTGAGGGCGGAGGCGGCTTCTGACGCGCTTCTATTCATAAATCAAACCTCTTTTTGTCTGTGCGTTAgccttgtttattttcttttacgaGCATTAGCTGGCCTTTCACATGATGCGGTTCCAAGGATAGTAGTGCTCCCAGTTGATCGTCACAAAAAAGAAGTATATCGTGCCATGGTGTCGCGAGCGGTAAAAACCGTATGCTCATCCCACCACCCATGCGTAATCGGCTCTCTCGAAACACCTGAGGACCCACTTACATCACATGTGACGCAcccgacaccaccaccaccactgatGAAAGCCCAACCCACAAAATAAAAGGCTCCTACAATCCTTGTAGCTAAACTAAATGGATAATTTGGTCATTTAAAAGTGACGTTTGATCAGTTTTTCCTTTGTTGATTAGTCATTAGTGGCGGATTCCCAGTATTTAAAAAATGACTTTTGTCCCAATTAAAAGTTAACAAAACACAAATATTATgtatatttgtttgtttgtttttttcctttaCAGAAGACTTTACCTGCTTTTTTTTGTTTGGCCTCACATTTATAACTGCAGTTGAGGGAAACATGAAACCTCTCAGAGGGCTACAAAAAAACACAcaggccacactttggacaccGAGTTTCTGAAATGAACAATTTCATACTGACAGAGTTTATTACAAAACATAATAAGTGCAAAAATTCGAACATATAATAAAAGTTTTTCTATAATTTCAACAGCAGGTTGTTTTTCTGAAAGGGTCAGATTTTTTATGAGTTTTGGTTTTGCTGCAGATTAATGTAGTTTTCCTTTAACCTGAACTCCAGGCAAGACTGCTTTGTGTACAAACATTTTATACACACAGACAAATGCTTTCAGGAGCAAGAAAAACATACTAGACATAACATGAATGacatttaaaatacacaaataaagttTCATTGAAAAGGCGACCATGCAACCTTTTCATGAATacatttcttgagccagtttgtgctaaaacgacccttgacagggttaatgaaatgtcactcacaccccccaccgccctctttggccagaataccgcatttgcaacttcagagttgcggtCCTGTCCCTGTTAGTGAAGTGGAGCAGACATGTCAGCGCTGCTTCCAGCACCTTTCCTGATTCGTCTGATTAAGTgaggaaccgctcctgtagaaactaatgaaggatgAGGAGACATTCAGCTGTTACATTAAGGTGTtagaaagacaaacgcacagtgaggaggaGAGTTTCACTTTCACGTTTACTCATGGACTCTAGGAGctgctaaaagcaaaccaaaactctGTTTTAAAAGAGAGAAGACAAAAAGGAAGACTGAGCAGTTACAGCGCAGAAGGTGCAGCGTAAAAAACAACTACTTAGAGGCAGGTGAATACATTAAAGTTATCCCTTTTTATGTAAAAGTTGCTAAAGTTGGGTCAGATTTGGTCACAAGGAAGCTAACTATGAGCAGCACAGctgaaagcagcttcaccctgtttggttctgacccgtgtGACTGAAACAGCTGATAGTTTTCTTCAGTTCTGCCAGGAAATCTGGAGCTCAAGTCACTAGCGATGTTCTAAACTCTGAGATCAGCGACCTCAGCTGTTGTTCGTTTTTCCACAGGATGGAACGTTTCGTTCTCACGCCTGCATGTTCTAAAAGCTTCGTTGCCAACCATTTTATTCCAGTCTTCATTCCAAAGACGAGATAAGATCAAACCGTAAAGAACGATGCTTTTGTTTAAAGAGACTTGCTGCATGAGATAAAAAACCTGCTGCGACACTAGCTTGCTTTTGAAACTGTTGTTTGTTTGGAGCTTTCAAGTTTATGATCAAAGAAATAAAATCAAGTAGATGTTAGCAAACATcagtgaacaactcaaaggaaagCCACCTTTTAGGTGGATAACCAAGAAGAGGTGAATAAACATGCATTTAGATCAAACTCGTTAAAATTTCACCTTAATGTtaactttttgtttttctttccacAGCCATGAATTTTTGCTACAGGGCTAACCTCAACACCATGCTGATGCTAGTTTTACTGCTGGGGGGGACAGTTATCATGTCCTACAGCTGGTACCTTCATCAAAGTCCTCACAACACTCCCCTCCCTCAAAGAAAAGTTCACGTCTTGTTGCTGTCGTCGTGGCGATCAGGTTCCTCTTTCCTGGGCCAGGTTTTCAGTCAGCACGCGTCGGTTTTCTATCTGATGGAGCCCGGTTGGCACGTGTGGACCAGAGTGCAGAAATCTGGAGCCCGGCTCCTCCGGATGGCTGTGAGGGATTGTCTCCGGAGTCTCTACCAGTGTGACTTCTCAGTGATGGATGCCTATCTCCCAGAAGACCACCGTGTTTCCTCCTTGTTTATGTGGTATGAGAGTCGTGCTCTGTGCTCGCCGCCCGCCTGCAACATCACAGCAACCAATGAAACTCAGTGTCGTCAGAAATGTGACGCTCGAGGTCTGCAGAGGGCGGAGCAGGCCTGCAGCACATACAGTCACGTGGTGTTAAAAGAAACCCGACTGTTTGAGCTGGAGTCCCTTTATCCTCTTCTGCAAGACCCCAACCTGGATCTCCGCATCGTTCATCTGGTGCGGGACCCGCGGGCCGTGATGCGGTCAAGAGCGGAGTCAGCTAAGTCCTTAGAGAAAGATACGGCAACAGCCCTGGAACAACAAAACATGACTAAATTTGAAGTTCAGTTCAAAGTGATGCAGGAGATCTGCCGGAGCCACGTTCGTATTTATGAGACGGCCATCCTGAAACCACCTCCATTCCTAAAAGGCCGCTACAGACTGGTTCGCTATGAAGACGTGGCACGCAACCCGCTGAAGGAGGTCAGGGACATTTATGACTTTGTTGGTTTGAAGATGACTCCAGAGATGAGTGACTGGATCTACCAGAAGACCCATGGAAAAGGAAAAGGGACGGTGAAGGAGGCTTTTCAAGTTGTGTCTAGAAACGCTACCCAGGTCTCTGAGGCGTGGCGCACCATGCTGCCTCACTTCAAGGTCAAGCGTGTTCAGAAAGCATGTAAAGAGGCCATGTCGCTGCTCGGCTACAGGACAGTCCGCAATATTAAGGAGCAGAACAAACTAGACGTAGATCTGTTAGTTCCACGGGAGCCACATCAGTTCAAGTGGTAACCAGCAGAGAAACGCCCCAAAGGTCAAAGAAAGAACCACCTGCTTCATGGAGTAGAGCCTCCGCTCACCACAAGGTGGATTTCTATGGACACAGATGACAATGTACATTAACACAGATCATCTAAGTAAGAGCTCAGGGGTTTGACTAATTTGACATATTTTACAACTGTTGTCCTGTTCAGTGCTTCTCGTAAAACGAGGTTCGTCACATTGAAAGTTAAAAGAATCCTGCCGTTTTCAGACGTGACAGATGTGAGCTCTGACATGAGGGTCCTGAACGCTCAGAGATgggaaatggcctgtgtttgaacAGGGCCTTCTAGTGCTCTACAGccacccaaggcgctttacaagacAGTCATGCAGTGCCAAAGCCGCCCTGAGACGCGCTGACGGAAGCTCGGCTGGTGCTGCCGGACCCTTCGACCAAAACcagcaaaaataaaatgtttgcatTAAACCAGTGTAGATAAAATGCTGTGATGTCACCTGTTCCTTACTTTATTTGCTGCTCATTTGTTTTTCCCCATTTTTcccaattattattatcattattttatGCTTTCAGTTTTACCTGATTTTCTTCTGCTTTCATCGTTTCTGGTAGAGAAATCGTTTATGAACTATTTTTAGGTTTCAGTCCTGCTTTCGTAGATTCCTGAAGCCTGTTGTTCCAAACTGAACCTGACATCTCATCATCCACAGTATGCACTGATTTTCATCAGACTTCCTGTAAGTTCGGCCTTGCTAAACTGGTACTTTGACTGGAGCTACGCATAAAAACAATCCCAATTGCTACACTTGCCTTCCCGGtgtaacaaaaacacataaaaattcCTACGACGAGTCTTGTGTTCATTGTCAAAGAGATGAAGTAAGACAAGGAAGTTTTGAACTGTCAAAAGTTTTTGTGTGTTTAGTGTCtcacatcacagtaaatgcttcagACAGATCACAGCTTTATGGCTCAAGGTAATAGTTTAATTTACAAAAAGGTGCGTGTTTCATAAATATTTCTCAATAAAAGTAGACAATAAAACTTTAAACTATGCAGTTGTCATGTGATTTTGCAATTTAAGAGGAATAGAGGTGGGGTCTGGAGCCATAACATCCAAGGAAATACATTCAGGTGAATATGGTGCAAacgttcatttatgtcagtaattacacttagactgagagaccatctaaagctatATTCTAGTTCTTTTCTTATCCCGTTACAGTTTCTTACAAACTGTGtaagaaaataacaaaaaaatggatTACAGACAAAAGAGAacatctaaaggctcagaaaccctttgcaggtgttctggattcatcagctgattagattGTGATAAGTAAGTAATTAAGTAAATTTATTTATatggcactcatcacagacagaaaatcacaaagtgcttcacagagatcaaaacaaaactcatGGTAATGTCATAAAATCACAATgataaaaacaaagtcataaaattgtAGAAAAccaaaaaacaaatgaaagatgatcacaaatttgagttaaaaattagATAGTAAaagattttggtaaaagcagctttaaataaaaggatcttaagctgtttttttaaagtgtccagactgtcaatatcaaatcaaatcaaactttatttataaagcacttttcatgcaaagcaagcaacacaaagtgtttaacagattaaaatgacccatataacccacattctctctctttcccacacttaaaacaattatgacagtttCACCTCCAATCCgcaaaccattcccaggcacacacacacacacacacacacacacacacacacacacacactcgtacatagggatgggtacctttgacatttgaatcgataccggtacttaacggtaccaattttcgatacttttgagtgtttaatattttaattctcttttataattaaatatatatttttctcaattcatAACTAtaattgataaatatcacgataaataacatacaactgtttgtattaacatcgtccttgtagttttataagctgataattaaactgaggcaaacatctttactgtgaactaaatttactgtgtatcttcattcctttttcatttgatttttcctactgggaagttagaatttccgaggagaaagcgaacgcaccattagccgataacaacggtggcaatggaagctaacatcaagctaacgttatcttaaacagtttatttagctgctggagcagattaaaatgatgatgcctcacacttagatcgttgtcgctggtttcatcttgacccaatcacccgtcgcatttagtaaagtgaagccaaactttagagcgcgttcatgttcttctagtcggaaattcggagttccgatgagaaagcgaacgcaccattagcgaaacggaagctaacatatcaagctaacgttacattttatttacttaccggagcagattaagatgaggatgtctcacttagattgttgtcgctggtttcatcatcagttacccgccatcacatttagtgaagtggacccaagctttagcgtgcgttctttctaccatgctgctctgtttacaactcgctcacagcgaccgacgacataacgctcttgcgcatgcgcagctgtcttggcaagtgagtaggacctggctgcagacatcagctggtgtgtcgagagcaagcgtgtcattacttttaccggaaaatcgacgagcgaaagacctcggcaggaagttggtctttttttggcggccgctacgttgtttttgtttcaaccatactcggcgggtttcaattgaggaaaggtaaggataaggatgatagataaagaaagaaagataagttcttagttcttaaatgtaggcactatagcgtttaaagctttaccagagaattattgcaaaggcaccgtgtttcatagctaattgtatcaatattaacacgcagtcttaaaacgaatgcagggagttcacaagctagctaacacaaaagctacataaataaagctatcagcaattgtagcttaactttaacttagctatttgatttttctggtctccctgtttgttaaaacagttaaagtaataatattaacgTTATATATAATgtagatatgatataaagaccacgatttctaatactgacttgactgaaacgttattaataccctttttttaaattaaaaagcgtagattttcagagatttgtaagtggtttcaatcactagttttcatacgaggctaaagttagcttctgattcgggaaatggctaaagggctaatacacccaatttttctctactctgaccatttttttctgctctagctcaaaacctacaatacatacactcttcaaacctgttttagattattctgggctcgtaggaatgcattaaacatagtttgtgatttgtgaaactttcctctgatttgtgaaacttcaaaaaagacagatttatgaatttatttttcagcatctggcccacactggaactggtcctgtgcacccagaaataaaatgtattttctggacaagcttagctttcaatatctctaaatatttttcagttattgtgtgtggtgtgctgggtcattctactgtggttgcacaaatcaggtgcaacaggtacaataactttgaaatagtagccgcttctccaattaatgccgccctccttctggttctgtttcagaataatcctatccttataaaaaatagatatttttgtcgactgaatgctttgatcgggtttggtttatgttaatattaccggatttaagcacatgtagctgcaaatcattcaggagttacaggccttaaatatagatctaaaatgaatatcggacttctttaagtgacactgacaaaactccttacatgtgcttgtattcttcatttgctaataagatgtatttttatctaaattacaggacaatcgaggctttgaaaaatggaacccaggcagtgatttcagatggtgaaatcaaggtaatgtttaattataataaattaagactctaaaattggacataggataatgcaatcccttgttttctgtggtaatgttgcttatttttaactcttgtctctactcagatTTTGTATAGGATCTTTGCAGCGGTGgagtgaagtctggcctcatgtatctgtggcacaatccaggtgtctcgcttaaattaaagcaaagactaaagccactgatgttccactttgctgatgcacaggtaaatgtatactgacttgcaataagctgcatcacatttatttatctcgatgcgtggtcagtgggccacctgggtccgttgtctaatgctgagaggaacgttttgttcatttttatgttaacgtgttttataggttgacgagctgacagagcggattggttcatgctcaggaatagataaactaataaagaagggagagttccagtttctggacttggtgtttgatgtccttgttccagaggtacaacgcagtcttcagcagtgattggtataaaagttacttttcaaaaacatttgacagtgtatgaagtaatccttaacagagtttggtggcaggagaatctcgtctctgctttttgcggatgatgtggtcctcctagcttcatccagctctgaccttcagctcttgctgggtaggttcgcggccgagtgtgaagcggctgggatgaggatcagcacctccaaatccatggttctcgaccggaaaagggtggcttgccaactccgggtcgggggagaggtcctacctcaagtggaggagtttaagtatctcggggtcttgttcacgagtgagggtaggagggatcgggagatcgacaggcggatcggttcagcgtctgcagtgatgcggacgctgaaccgatctgtcgtggtgaagagggagctgagccagaaagccaggctctcgatttacccgtcgatctacgtcccaatcctcacctatggtcatgagctttgggtaatgaccgaaagaacgagatcgcagatacaagcggccaaaatgagtttcctccgtagggtggccgggctcagccttagagatagggtgaggagctcggacattcgggagggactcggagtagaaccgctgctcctctggatcgaaaggagctagttgaggtggtttgggcatctggtcaggatgcctcctggacgcctccccagggaggtgtttcgggcatgtcctgctggcaggaggcccccgggtcgacccaggacacgttggagaggttacatctccaatctggtccgggaacaccttggggtcctgccagaggagctggtggaggtggccggggagaggacggtctggagctccctagttgggatgctgcccccacgacctggaccctgataagcggaagaagacgctgacgttgaagtaatcctgcatgtttttcaggtaacaataaaagtgttggaaaaatgggaggggatgaatcgatatgcagctgagaaagccatgcttcagcaaattcatttgtacccaaaataaaatggttgtgaaattaagtgtttctttggttttattgtctttcactcaaaataaataccaactagctaaatagttatcagctgtagtagttaaattctgttgcaatgagctgctgtgatacacaaaAGGACAGTAttatggatatttaataactaatttttgttgctggtgagagaggagtgttgctgaaatgtttttcactgcttctgggagtcctactttagcaattggtgtaggtcaaaagttcatcttgggcttaacaataaaactgaatatttagcaagtactattttgtttgcacattttgaaacgtcttagtttaatgtgttctcattttttccatatatatgtatatatatatata is drawn from Nothobranchius furzeri strain GRZ-AD chromosome 4, NfurGRZ-RIMD1, whole genome shotgun sequence and contains these coding sequences:
- the LOC107389282 gene encoding carbohydrate sulfotransferase 5, yielding MNFCYRANLNTMLMLVLLLGGTVIMSYSWYLHQSPHNTPLPQRKVHVLLLSSWRSGSSFLGQVFSQHASVFYLMEPGWHVWTRVQKSGARLLRMAVRDCLRSLYQCDFSVMDAYLPEDHRVSSLFMWYESRALCSPPACNITATNETQCRQKCDARGLQRAEQACSTYSHVVLKETRLFELESLYPLLQDPNLDLRIVHLVRDPRAVMRSRAESAKSLEKDTATALEQQNMTKFEVQFKVMQEICRSHVRIYETAILKPPPFLKGRYRLVRYEDVARNPLKEVRDIYDFVGLKMTPEMSDWIYQKTHGKGKGTVKEAFQVVSRNATQVSEAWRTMLPHFKVKRVQKACKEAMSLLGYRTVRNIKEQNKLDVDLLVPREPHQFKW